In Deltaproteobacteria bacterium, the genomic stretch CGACTTCTCCGACTCCTCGACCAGCGGGTAGACGATGTAGGCCTGGTGGCCGGCGGCGATCTCGCCGCGGATGCGCCCGTAGACGCGCTCGCGGCGCGACTCGCGGCAGAGCTCGGTCGTGATCGGCGTGCGCCCGGGGGGCAGCTCGTCGAGGGTCGACACCGCGAGGTCGCCGTAGAGGGTCAGCGCGAGCGTGCGCGGGATCGGCGTCGCGCTCATGACGAGCACGTCGACCGACTCGGCGCCGTGGCGCTGGAGCGCCGCGCGCTGCAGCACGCCGAAGCGATGCTGCTCGTCGACGATGGCGAGGCCGAGGCGCGCGAAGGCGACACCCTCCTGGATGAGCGCGTGCGTGCCGACGGCGAGTGGGATCGTCCCGCCGGCAAGCCCGGCGAGCGCCGCGCGGCGGGCCTTTCCCTTGACCGCGCCGGTGAGCAGCACGGGCTCGACGCCGAGCGGCCCGGCGAGCGGCCGGACCGTCTCGAGGTGCTGCTCGGCGAGCAACTCGGTCGGCGCCATGAGCGCGGCCTGGTGGCCCGCCTCGATGACGGTCAACGCCGCCATGAGCGCGACCAGCGTCTTGCCGCTCCCCACGTCGCCCTGGAGGAGGCGGCGCATCGGGTGCGGCGCCGCGAGATCGGCCGCGATCTCGGCGACGGCCCGCTCCTGCGCGCCCGTCGGCCGGAAGGGCAGCCGCCTCAGCAGCGCGGGCACCAGGTGCCCCGAGGCGGGGAACGCCGTGCCCGGTGCCTCGCCGGCGGCGCTCCGCCGAAGCGCCAGCCCGAGCTGCAGGAAGAAGAGCTCGTCGAAGATGAGCGAGCGGTGGGCGAGCGAGCGCGCCTCGCCGAGCGCCTGGACGTCGGCCTCGGGCGCGGGCGTGTGCACGTGGCGGAGCGCGCGGCCCAGGTCGATCGCGCGCTGGCGCGCCGCGACCGCGGGCGGGAGCGCGCTCGGCACGCGCGCGGCGAACTCCTC encodes the following:
- the recG gene encoding ATP-dependent DNA helicase RecG — encoded protein: EEFAARVPSALPPAVAARQRAIDLGRALRHVHTPAPEADVQALGEARSLAHRSLIFDELFFLQLGLALRRSAAGEAPGTAFPASGHLVPALLRRLPFRPTGAQERAVAEIAADLAAPHPMRRLLQGDVGSGKTLVALMAALTVIEAGHQAALMAPTELLAEQHLETVRPLAGPLGVEPVLLTGAVKGKARRAALAGLAGGTIPLAVGTHALIQEGVAFARLGLAIVDEQHRFGVLQRAALQRHGAESVDVLVMSATPIPRTLALTLYGDLAVSTLDELPPGRTPITTELCRESRRERVYGRIRGEIAAGHQAYIVYPLVEESEKSALRAATTMVHELAAGPLAGLRLALVHGRLKAEEKDTVMRRFRAGEHDVLVSTTVIEVGIDVPNATAIVIEHAERFGLAQLHQLRGRVGRGRARGHCFLVVPDWTGEEAYQRLRTLEQSTDGFRIAEADLALRGPGDFLGTRQAGLPDFRVANLLRDTALLTAARDEALAWLAEDPELSRPESAALRAVLVHRWKGRLGLARVG